From one Vanacampus margaritifer isolate UIUO_Vmar chromosome 12, RoL_Vmar_1.0, whole genome shotgun sequence genomic stretch:
- the slka gene encoding STE20-like serine/threonine-protein kinase isoform X3, producing MSFFNFRKIFKLGPDRKKKQYEHVHRDVNPEEIWDIIGELGDGAFGKVYKAQNKQNGTLAAAKVIDTKTEDELEDYMVEIDILASCDHHHIVQLLDAFYFDGKLWILIEFCAGGAVDAIMLELERPLTEPQIRVVCKQTLEALVYLHENKIIHRDLKAGNILLSLDGEVKLADFGVSAKNTKTLQRRDSFIGTPYWMAPEVVMCETSKDRPYDYKADIWSLGVTLIELAQIEPPNHEMNPMRVLLKIAKSEPPTLMQPSRWSQEFNDFLRRALDKNVDNRWGPLQLLQHPFVASVIDSKPLRELIAEAKAEVTEEIEDSKEEEEEEEADTPVAAPGHKRAPSDVSMASSEEDKVPSTPSALESVTEKTEAEPSEDGSSDKLSDEGLGTSEPDKTEEEKLNEVPETGNEDTACRLMEEPVSPEPTEPKDQADEIPAELTASEEHVIDQAQTAEETQTREEKINDSPQVVELEKELEEVTKEDESDQQIIECVESDETPEDARAKPESVSEIDVKQVSKPDDMLQHELADTAISTHLIIEGGGDIAAHIVGDAGTNLSKGESIVKNPEENISELPDQDAETINEIVPSNGMRDDSINTSAGLPAKGDDEATLAEESTTHSEADSEAKTDQGSPAVSRQDVEKDSDSGSSSAADNSSMDLNLSISSFLSKSKDGGSVSVQDAKHQKKTLKKTRKFMVDGVEVSVTTSKIVTDNDAKNEEMRFLRRQELRELRLLQKEEQRAQQELSNKLQQQREQILRRFEQETTTKKRQYDQEVEGLEKKQKQTIERLEQDHTSRLRDEAKRIKGDQDKELSKFQNMLKNKKKEAKQEVGQSPKHMRKQLMKRLKEDLTLLKTAEEQEFLQKQQQELDGELKKIIQHHKVEIATMERDCLNHKQQLMRAREAAMWELEERQLQEKHQQLKQQLKDQYFLQRHQLLKRHEKEMEQMQRYNQRLVEEMKNKQNQERVRLPKIQRSDGKTRMAMFKKSLRIAASAVITPEQERDRIKQFAFQEEKRQKNERLHQHQKHENQMRDLQLQCDSNIRELQQMQNEKCHLLIEHETQKLKELDEEHSQEIKEWRENLRPRKKALEEEFTRRLQEQEVFFKMSGESECLNPTTQSRVSKFYPIPHVHSSGS from the exons atgtcctttttcaATTTTCGCAAGATCTTCAAGCTAGGGCCCGACAGGAAGAAGAAGCAGTACGAGCACGTCCACCGAGACGTCAACCCCGAGGAGATTTGGGACATCATCGGGGAACTCGGCGATGGAGCCTTCGGGAAAGTCTACAAG GCTCAGAATAAGCAGAACGGGACCCTCGCCGCCGCCAAAGTCATCGACACGAAGACAGAAGACGAACTGGAGGACTACATGGTGGAAATCGACATCCTGGCCTCCTGCGACCACCATCACATTGTCCAACTGCTGGACGCGTTCTATTTCGATGGGAAACTCTGG ATCCTGATTGAGTTCTGTGCGGGTGGTGCAGTGGACGCCATCATGCTGG AACTGGAGAGGCCCCTGACCGAGCCTCAGATCCGTGTGGTGTGTAAGCAGACCCTGGAGGCTTTGGTCTACCTACACGAGAACAAGATCATCCACAGAGACTTGAAGGCTGGCAACATTCTCCTTTCCCTGGACGGAGAAGTGAAACTTG CGGATTTTGGGGTTTCTGCTAAAAACACAAAGACGTTACAGAGAAGAGATTCTTTCATCGGAACGCCGTACTG GATGGCGCCAGAAGTGGTGATGTGCGAGACGTCCAAGGACCGCCCGTACGACTACAAGGCGGACATCTGGTCCCTCGGGGTGACCCTGATTGAGCTGGCGCAGATCGAGCCGCCCAATCATGAGATGAATCCCATGAGAGTGCTGCTGAAAATAGCCAAATCTGAGCCACCCACCCTCATGCAACCCTCCCGCTG GTCGCAAGAATTCAACGACTTCCTCCGCAGAGCACTTGATAAAAATGTGGACAACCGGTGGGGCCCATTGCAGCTTCTGCAG CATCCATTTGTCGCCAGTGTCATAGACAGCAAACCTCTGCGAGAGCTCATCGCAGAAGCAAAGGCTGAAGTCACAGAGGAGATCGAGGACagcaaagaagaggaagaggaggaagaggccgaTACGCCCGTG GCCGCTCCCGGGCACAAGCGAGCACCGTCCGACGTGAGTATGGCGAGCTCCGAGGAAGACAAAGTTCCGTCTACTCCATCCGCATTGGAGTCCGTCACAGAAAAGACGGAGGCCGAGCCGTCTGAAGACGGGTCCAGTGATAAGCTCTCCGATGAAGGTCTTGGAACAAGCGAGCCCGACAAGACGGAAGAGGAGAAACTCAACGAGGTGCCCGAGACCGGTAATGAAGACACAGCCTGCAGGCTGATGGAGGAACCCGTCTCACCGGAGCCTACGGAGCCCAAGGACCAAGCTGATGAGATTCCTGCTGAGCTGACTGCTTCGGAGGAGCACGTTATAGATCAAGCGCAGACAGCGGAAGAAACGCAGACGcgggaagaaaaaataaatgattcacCACAAGTAGTAGAACTTGAAAAAGAGCTTGAGGAGGTGACCAAAGAAGATGAGTCAGATCAGCAGATTATCGAATGTGTAGAATCAGACGAGACACCTGAGGATGCACGTGCCAAACCAGAGTCTGTATCAGAGATAGATGTGAAACAAGTGAGCAAGCCAGACGACATGCTTCAGCATGAACTGGCCGACACGGCCATAAGCACTCATCTCATTATTGAAGGCGGAGGTGACATCGCAGCACATATCGTGGGAGACGCAGGCACAAATTTGAGTAAGGGTGAGTCTATTGTAAAAAATCCTGAGGAGAACATTTCTGAGTTGCCTGATCAGGACGCGGAGACCATAAATGAGATCGTACCTTCAAATGGAATGCGCGATGACTCTATCAACACATCTGCGGGACTCCCGGCCAAAGGTGACGACGAAGCGACGCTGGCAGAAGAGAGCACTACCCATAGTGAAGCCGACTCGGAGGCAAAGACGGATCAGGGAAGTCCTGCCGTGAGCCGGCAGGATGTGGAGAAGGACTCGGACTCCGGAAGCAGCTCGGCCGCCGACAACAGCAGCATGGACCTCAATCTGTCCATCTCCAGCTTCTTATCCAAAAGCAAAGATGGAGGCTCAGTGTCTGTGCAG GACGCAAAACACCAGAAGAAGACGCTGAAAAAGACGCGCAAGTTCATGGTGGACGGCGTGGAGGTCAGCGTGACGACGTCAAAGATCGTGACTGACAACGATGCCAAGAATGAGGAAATGAGGTTCCTGAG GCGGCAGGAGCTGCGAGAGCTGCGCCTGCTGCAGAAAGAGGAGCAGAGAGCTCAGCAGGAGCTCAGCAACAAGCTGCAGCAGCAGAGAGAGCAGATATTGCGGCGTTTTGAACAGGAAACGACA ACAAAGAAGCGTCAGTACGACCAGGAAGTTGAGGGCCTGGAGAAGAAGCAGAAGCAGACCATCGAGCGCCTGGAGCAGGATCACACCAGCCGGCTGCGGGACGAAGCCAAACGCATTAAAGGGGATCAGGACAAAGAGCTGTCCAAGTTCCAGAACATGctgaagaacaagaagaaggaG GCCAAACAGGAAGTCGGGCAGTCACCTAAACACATGCGAAAACAGCTCATGAAGCGCTTAAAGGAGGACCTAACGCTTCTTAAGACCGCTGAG GAGCAGGAGTTCCTCcagaagcagcagcaggagctggACGGGGAGCTGAAGAAGATCATCCAGCACCATAAAGTGGAGATCGCCACCATGGAGAGGGATTGCCTCAACCACAAGCAGCAGCTGATGAGAG cgcgGGAGGCAGCCATGTGGGAGCTGGAGGAGCGCCAACTGCAGGAGAAGCACCAGCAGctcaagcagcagctcaaggACCAGTACTTCCTACAACGGCACCAGCTGCTCAAGAGGCACGAGAAA gAGATGGAACAAATGCAGCGCTACAACCAGCGTCTGGTGGAGGAGATGAAGAACAAGCAGAACCAGGAGCGGGTGCGCCTGCCCAAGATCCAGCGCAGCGACGGCAAGACTCGCATGGCCATGTTCAAGAAGAGCCTCCGTATCGCCGCCTCGGCCGTCATCACGCCCGAACAGGAGAGAGACCGCATCAAGCAG TTTGCTTTTCAAGAAGAGAAGCGACAGAAGAACGAGCGACTCCACCAGCACCAGAAACACGAGAACCAGATGAGAGATCTTCAGCTGCAATGCGACTCCAATATCCGAGAGCTGCAACAGATGCAG AATGAGAAATGTCACCTCCTGATCGAGCACGAGACCCAAAAGTTGAAGGAGCTGGATGAGGAGCACAGTCAGGAGATCAAGGAGTGGAGAGAGAACCTGAGGCCCAGGAAGAAG GCACTAGAGGAGGAGTTCACGCGGAGGCTGCAGGAACAGGAAGTCTTCTTCAAGATGAGCGGCGAGTCGGAATGCCTTAACCCCACCACCCAGAGCCGCGTGTCCAAGTTTTACCCCATCCCGCACGTGCACAGCTCCGGATCGTAG
- the slka gene encoding STE20-like serine/threonine-protein kinase isoform X2 has product MSFFNFRKIFKLGPDRKKKQYEHVHRDVNPEEIWDIIGELGDGAFGKVYKAQNKQNGTLAAAKVIDTKTEDELEDYMVEIDILASCDHHHIVQLLDAFYFDGKLWILIEFCAGGAVDAIMLELERPLTEPQIRVVCKQTLEALVYLHENKIIHRDLKAGNILLSLDGEVKLADFGVSAKNTKTLQRRDSFIGTPYWMAPEVVMCETSKDRPYDYKADIWSLGVTLIELAQIEPPNHEMNPMRVLLKIAKSEPPTLMQPSRWSQEFNDFLRRALDKNVDNRWGPLQLLQHPFVASVIDSKPLRELIAEAKAEVTEEIEDSKEEEEEEEADTPAAPGHKRAPSDVSMASSEEDKVPSTPSALESVTEKTEAEPSEDGSSDKLSDEGLGTSEPDKTEEEKLNEVPETGNEDTACRLMEEPVSPEPTEPKDQADEIPAELTASEEHVIDQAQTAEETQTREEKINDSPQVVELEKELEEVTKEDESDQQIIECVESDETPEDARAKPESVSEIDVKQVSKPDDMLQHELADTAISTHLIIEGGGDIAAHIVGDAGTNLSKGESIVKNPEENISELPDQDAETINEIVPSNGMRDDSINTSAGLPAKGDDEATLAEESTTHSEADSEAKTDQGSPAVSRQDVEKDSDSGSSSAADNSSMDLNLSISSFLSKSKDGGSVSVQDAKHQKKTLKKTRKFMVDGVEVSVTTSKIVTDNDAKNEEMRFLRRQELRELRLLQKEEQRAQQELSNKLQQQREQILRRFEQETTTKKRQYDQEVEGLEKKQKQTIERLEQDHTSRLRDEAKRIKGDQDKELSKFQNMLKNKKKEAKQEVGQSPKHMRKQLMKRLKEDLTLLKTAEAVAQVMIQSFQLSSCALFNAQMQDEQEFLQKQQQELDGELKKIIQHHKVEIATMERDCLNHKQQLMRAREAAMWELEERQLQEKHQQLKQQLKDQYFLQRHQLLKRHEKEMEQMQRYNQRLVEEMKNKQNQERVRLPKIQRSDGKTRMAMFKKSLRIAASAVITPEQERDRIKQFAFQEEKRQKNERLHQHQKHENQMRDLQLQCDSNIRELQQMQNEKCHLLIEHETQKLKELDEEHSQEIKEWRENLRPRKKALEEEFTRRLQEQEVFFKMSGESECLNPTTQSRVSKFYPIPHVHSSGS; this is encoded by the exons atgtcctttttcaATTTTCGCAAGATCTTCAAGCTAGGGCCCGACAGGAAGAAGAAGCAGTACGAGCACGTCCACCGAGACGTCAACCCCGAGGAGATTTGGGACATCATCGGGGAACTCGGCGATGGAGCCTTCGGGAAAGTCTACAAG GCTCAGAATAAGCAGAACGGGACCCTCGCCGCCGCCAAAGTCATCGACACGAAGACAGAAGACGAACTGGAGGACTACATGGTGGAAATCGACATCCTGGCCTCCTGCGACCACCATCACATTGTCCAACTGCTGGACGCGTTCTATTTCGATGGGAAACTCTGG ATCCTGATTGAGTTCTGTGCGGGTGGTGCAGTGGACGCCATCATGCTGG AACTGGAGAGGCCCCTGACCGAGCCTCAGATCCGTGTGGTGTGTAAGCAGACCCTGGAGGCTTTGGTCTACCTACACGAGAACAAGATCATCCACAGAGACTTGAAGGCTGGCAACATTCTCCTTTCCCTGGACGGAGAAGTGAAACTTG CGGATTTTGGGGTTTCTGCTAAAAACACAAAGACGTTACAGAGAAGAGATTCTTTCATCGGAACGCCGTACTG GATGGCGCCAGAAGTGGTGATGTGCGAGACGTCCAAGGACCGCCCGTACGACTACAAGGCGGACATCTGGTCCCTCGGGGTGACCCTGATTGAGCTGGCGCAGATCGAGCCGCCCAATCATGAGATGAATCCCATGAGAGTGCTGCTGAAAATAGCCAAATCTGAGCCACCCACCCTCATGCAACCCTCCCGCTG GTCGCAAGAATTCAACGACTTCCTCCGCAGAGCACTTGATAAAAATGTGGACAACCGGTGGGGCCCATTGCAGCTTCTGCAG CATCCATTTGTCGCCAGTGTCATAGACAGCAAACCTCTGCGAGAGCTCATCGCAGAAGCAAAGGCTGAAGTCACAGAGGAGATCGAGGACagcaaagaagaggaagaggaggaagaggccgaTACGCCC GCCGCTCCCGGGCACAAGCGAGCACCGTCCGACGTGAGTATGGCGAGCTCCGAGGAAGACAAAGTTCCGTCTACTCCATCCGCATTGGAGTCCGTCACAGAAAAGACGGAGGCCGAGCCGTCTGAAGACGGGTCCAGTGATAAGCTCTCCGATGAAGGTCTTGGAACAAGCGAGCCCGACAAGACGGAAGAGGAGAAACTCAACGAGGTGCCCGAGACCGGTAATGAAGACACAGCCTGCAGGCTGATGGAGGAACCCGTCTCACCGGAGCCTACGGAGCCCAAGGACCAAGCTGATGAGATTCCTGCTGAGCTGACTGCTTCGGAGGAGCACGTTATAGATCAAGCGCAGACAGCGGAAGAAACGCAGACGcgggaagaaaaaataaatgattcacCACAAGTAGTAGAACTTGAAAAAGAGCTTGAGGAGGTGACCAAAGAAGATGAGTCAGATCAGCAGATTATCGAATGTGTAGAATCAGACGAGACACCTGAGGATGCACGTGCCAAACCAGAGTCTGTATCAGAGATAGATGTGAAACAAGTGAGCAAGCCAGACGACATGCTTCAGCATGAACTGGCCGACACGGCCATAAGCACTCATCTCATTATTGAAGGCGGAGGTGACATCGCAGCACATATCGTGGGAGACGCAGGCACAAATTTGAGTAAGGGTGAGTCTATTGTAAAAAATCCTGAGGAGAACATTTCTGAGTTGCCTGATCAGGACGCGGAGACCATAAATGAGATCGTACCTTCAAATGGAATGCGCGATGACTCTATCAACACATCTGCGGGACTCCCGGCCAAAGGTGACGACGAAGCGACGCTGGCAGAAGAGAGCACTACCCATAGTGAAGCCGACTCGGAGGCAAAGACGGATCAGGGAAGTCCTGCCGTGAGCCGGCAGGATGTGGAGAAGGACTCGGACTCCGGAAGCAGCTCGGCCGCCGACAACAGCAGCATGGACCTCAATCTGTCCATCTCCAGCTTCTTATCCAAAAGCAAAGATGGAGGCTCAGTGTCTGTGCAG GACGCAAAACACCAGAAGAAGACGCTGAAAAAGACGCGCAAGTTCATGGTGGACGGCGTGGAGGTCAGCGTGACGACGTCAAAGATCGTGACTGACAACGATGCCAAGAATGAGGAAATGAGGTTCCTGAG GCGGCAGGAGCTGCGAGAGCTGCGCCTGCTGCAGAAAGAGGAGCAGAGAGCTCAGCAGGAGCTCAGCAACAAGCTGCAGCAGCAGAGAGAGCAGATATTGCGGCGTTTTGAACAGGAAACGACA ACAAAGAAGCGTCAGTACGACCAGGAAGTTGAGGGCCTGGAGAAGAAGCAGAAGCAGACCATCGAGCGCCTGGAGCAGGATCACACCAGCCGGCTGCGGGACGAAGCCAAACGCATTAAAGGGGATCAGGACAAAGAGCTGTCCAAGTTCCAGAACATGctgaagaacaagaagaaggaG GCCAAACAGGAAGTCGGGCAGTCACCTAAACACATGCGAAAACAGCTCATGAAGCGCTTAAAGGAGGACCTAACGCTTCTTAAGACCGCTGAG GCGGTCGCCCAGGTTATGATACAGTCTTTTCAGTTGTCCTCATGCGCACTCTTCAATGCTCAGATGCAGGAT GAGCAGGAGTTCCTCcagaagcagcagcaggagctggACGGGGAGCTGAAGAAGATCATCCAGCACCATAAAGTGGAGATCGCCACCATGGAGAGGGATTGCCTCAACCACAAGCAGCAGCTGATGAGAG cgcgGGAGGCAGCCATGTGGGAGCTGGAGGAGCGCCAACTGCAGGAGAAGCACCAGCAGctcaagcagcagctcaaggACCAGTACTTCCTACAACGGCACCAGCTGCTCAAGAGGCACGAGAAA gAGATGGAACAAATGCAGCGCTACAACCAGCGTCTGGTGGAGGAGATGAAGAACAAGCAGAACCAGGAGCGGGTGCGCCTGCCCAAGATCCAGCGCAGCGACGGCAAGACTCGCATGGCCATGTTCAAGAAGAGCCTCCGTATCGCCGCCTCGGCCGTCATCACGCCCGAACAGGAGAGAGACCGCATCAAGCAG TTTGCTTTTCAAGAAGAGAAGCGACAGAAGAACGAGCGACTCCACCAGCACCAGAAACACGAGAACCAGATGAGAGATCTTCAGCTGCAATGCGACTCCAATATCCGAGAGCTGCAACAGATGCAG AATGAGAAATGTCACCTCCTGATCGAGCACGAGACCCAAAAGTTGAAGGAGCTGGATGAGGAGCACAGTCAGGAGATCAAGGAGTGGAGAGAGAACCTGAGGCCCAGGAAGAAG GCACTAGAGGAGGAGTTCACGCGGAGGCTGCAGGAACAGGAAGTCTTCTTCAAGATGAGCGGCGAGTCGGAATGCCTTAACCCCACCACCCAGAGCCGCGTGTCCAAGTTTTACCCCATCCCGCACGTGCACAGCTCCGGATCGTAG
- the slka gene encoding STE20-like serine/threonine-protein kinase isoform X1: MSFFNFRKIFKLGPDRKKKQYEHVHRDVNPEEIWDIIGELGDGAFGKVYKAQNKQNGTLAAAKVIDTKTEDELEDYMVEIDILASCDHHHIVQLLDAFYFDGKLWILIEFCAGGAVDAIMLELERPLTEPQIRVVCKQTLEALVYLHENKIIHRDLKAGNILLSLDGEVKLADFGVSAKNTKTLQRRDSFIGTPYWMAPEVVMCETSKDRPYDYKADIWSLGVTLIELAQIEPPNHEMNPMRVLLKIAKSEPPTLMQPSRWSQEFNDFLRRALDKNVDNRWGPLQLLQHPFVASVIDSKPLRELIAEAKAEVTEEIEDSKEEEEEEEADTPVAAPGHKRAPSDVSMASSEEDKVPSTPSALESVTEKTEAEPSEDGSSDKLSDEGLGTSEPDKTEEEKLNEVPETGNEDTACRLMEEPVSPEPTEPKDQADEIPAELTASEEHVIDQAQTAEETQTREEKINDSPQVVELEKELEEVTKEDESDQQIIECVESDETPEDARAKPESVSEIDVKQVSKPDDMLQHELADTAISTHLIIEGGGDIAAHIVGDAGTNLSKGESIVKNPEENISELPDQDAETINEIVPSNGMRDDSINTSAGLPAKGDDEATLAEESTTHSEADSEAKTDQGSPAVSRQDVEKDSDSGSSSAADNSSMDLNLSISSFLSKSKDGGSVSVQDAKHQKKTLKKTRKFMVDGVEVSVTTSKIVTDNDAKNEEMRFLRRQELRELRLLQKEEQRAQQELSNKLQQQREQILRRFEQETTTKKRQYDQEVEGLEKKQKQTIERLEQDHTSRLRDEAKRIKGDQDKELSKFQNMLKNKKKEAKQEVGQSPKHMRKQLMKRLKEDLTLLKTAEAVAQVMIQSFQLSSCALFNAQMQDEQEFLQKQQQELDGELKKIIQHHKVEIATMERDCLNHKQQLMRAREAAMWELEERQLQEKHQQLKQQLKDQYFLQRHQLLKRHEKEMEQMQRYNQRLVEEMKNKQNQERVRLPKIQRSDGKTRMAMFKKSLRIAASAVITPEQERDRIKQFAFQEEKRQKNERLHQHQKHENQMRDLQLQCDSNIRELQQMQNEKCHLLIEHETQKLKELDEEHSQEIKEWRENLRPRKKALEEEFTRRLQEQEVFFKMSGESECLNPTTQSRVSKFYPIPHVHSSGS, translated from the exons atgtcctttttcaATTTTCGCAAGATCTTCAAGCTAGGGCCCGACAGGAAGAAGAAGCAGTACGAGCACGTCCACCGAGACGTCAACCCCGAGGAGATTTGGGACATCATCGGGGAACTCGGCGATGGAGCCTTCGGGAAAGTCTACAAG GCTCAGAATAAGCAGAACGGGACCCTCGCCGCCGCCAAAGTCATCGACACGAAGACAGAAGACGAACTGGAGGACTACATGGTGGAAATCGACATCCTGGCCTCCTGCGACCACCATCACATTGTCCAACTGCTGGACGCGTTCTATTTCGATGGGAAACTCTGG ATCCTGATTGAGTTCTGTGCGGGTGGTGCAGTGGACGCCATCATGCTGG AACTGGAGAGGCCCCTGACCGAGCCTCAGATCCGTGTGGTGTGTAAGCAGACCCTGGAGGCTTTGGTCTACCTACACGAGAACAAGATCATCCACAGAGACTTGAAGGCTGGCAACATTCTCCTTTCCCTGGACGGAGAAGTGAAACTTG CGGATTTTGGGGTTTCTGCTAAAAACACAAAGACGTTACAGAGAAGAGATTCTTTCATCGGAACGCCGTACTG GATGGCGCCAGAAGTGGTGATGTGCGAGACGTCCAAGGACCGCCCGTACGACTACAAGGCGGACATCTGGTCCCTCGGGGTGACCCTGATTGAGCTGGCGCAGATCGAGCCGCCCAATCATGAGATGAATCCCATGAGAGTGCTGCTGAAAATAGCCAAATCTGAGCCACCCACCCTCATGCAACCCTCCCGCTG GTCGCAAGAATTCAACGACTTCCTCCGCAGAGCACTTGATAAAAATGTGGACAACCGGTGGGGCCCATTGCAGCTTCTGCAG CATCCATTTGTCGCCAGTGTCATAGACAGCAAACCTCTGCGAGAGCTCATCGCAGAAGCAAAGGCTGAAGTCACAGAGGAGATCGAGGACagcaaagaagaggaagaggaggaagaggccgaTACGCCCGTG GCCGCTCCCGGGCACAAGCGAGCACCGTCCGACGTGAGTATGGCGAGCTCCGAGGAAGACAAAGTTCCGTCTACTCCATCCGCATTGGAGTCCGTCACAGAAAAGACGGAGGCCGAGCCGTCTGAAGACGGGTCCAGTGATAAGCTCTCCGATGAAGGTCTTGGAACAAGCGAGCCCGACAAGACGGAAGAGGAGAAACTCAACGAGGTGCCCGAGACCGGTAATGAAGACACAGCCTGCAGGCTGATGGAGGAACCCGTCTCACCGGAGCCTACGGAGCCCAAGGACCAAGCTGATGAGATTCCTGCTGAGCTGACTGCTTCGGAGGAGCACGTTATAGATCAAGCGCAGACAGCGGAAGAAACGCAGACGcgggaagaaaaaataaatgattcacCACAAGTAGTAGAACTTGAAAAAGAGCTTGAGGAGGTGACCAAAGAAGATGAGTCAGATCAGCAGATTATCGAATGTGTAGAATCAGACGAGACACCTGAGGATGCACGTGCCAAACCAGAGTCTGTATCAGAGATAGATGTGAAACAAGTGAGCAAGCCAGACGACATGCTTCAGCATGAACTGGCCGACACGGCCATAAGCACTCATCTCATTATTGAAGGCGGAGGTGACATCGCAGCACATATCGTGGGAGACGCAGGCACAAATTTGAGTAAGGGTGAGTCTATTGTAAAAAATCCTGAGGAGAACATTTCTGAGTTGCCTGATCAGGACGCGGAGACCATAAATGAGATCGTACCTTCAAATGGAATGCGCGATGACTCTATCAACACATCTGCGGGACTCCCGGCCAAAGGTGACGACGAAGCGACGCTGGCAGAAGAGAGCACTACCCATAGTGAAGCCGACTCGGAGGCAAAGACGGATCAGGGAAGTCCTGCCGTGAGCCGGCAGGATGTGGAGAAGGACTCGGACTCCGGAAGCAGCTCGGCCGCCGACAACAGCAGCATGGACCTCAATCTGTCCATCTCCAGCTTCTTATCCAAAAGCAAAGATGGAGGCTCAGTGTCTGTGCAG GACGCAAAACACCAGAAGAAGACGCTGAAAAAGACGCGCAAGTTCATGGTGGACGGCGTGGAGGTCAGCGTGACGACGTCAAAGATCGTGACTGACAACGATGCCAAGAATGAGGAAATGAGGTTCCTGAG GCGGCAGGAGCTGCGAGAGCTGCGCCTGCTGCAGAAAGAGGAGCAGAGAGCTCAGCAGGAGCTCAGCAACAAGCTGCAGCAGCAGAGAGAGCAGATATTGCGGCGTTTTGAACAGGAAACGACA ACAAAGAAGCGTCAGTACGACCAGGAAGTTGAGGGCCTGGAGAAGAAGCAGAAGCAGACCATCGAGCGCCTGGAGCAGGATCACACCAGCCGGCTGCGGGACGAAGCCAAACGCATTAAAGGGGATCAGGACAAAGAGCTGTCCAAGTTCCAGAACATGctgaagaacaagaagaaggaG GCCAAACAGGAAGTCGGGCAGTCACCTAAACACATGCGAAAACAGCTCATGAAGCGCTTAAAGGAGGACCTAACGCTTCTTAAGACCGCTGAG GCGGTCGCCCAGGTTATGATACAGTCTTTTCAGTTGTCCTCATGCGCACTCTTCAATGCTCAGATGCAGGAT GAGCAGGAGTTCCTCcagaagcagcagcaggagctggACGGGGAGCTGAAGAAGATCATCCAGCACCATAAAGTGGAGATCGCCACCATGGAGAGGGATTGCCTCAACCACAAGCAGCAGCTGATGAGAG cgcgGGAGGCAGCCATGTGGGAGCTGGAGGAGCGCCAACTGCAGGAGAAGCACCAGCAGctcaagcagcagctcaaggACCAGTACTTCCTACAACGGCACCAGCTGCTCAAGAGGCACGAGAAA gAGATGGAACAAATGCAGCGCTACAACCAGCGTCTGGTGGAGGAGATGAAGAACAAGCAGAACCAGGAGCGGGTGCGCCTGCCCAAGATCCAGCGCAGCGACGGCAAGACTCGCATGGCCATGTTCAAGAAGAGCCTCCGTATCGCCGCCTCGGCCGTCATCACGCCCGAACAGGAGAGAGACCGCATCAAGCAG TTTGCTTTTCAAGAAGAGAAGCGACAGAAGAACGAGCGACTCCACCAGCACCAGAAACACGAGAACCAGATGAGAGATCTTCAGCTGCAATGCGACTCCAATATCCGAGAGCTGCAACAGATGCAG AATGAGAAATGTCACCTCCTGATCGAGCACGAGACCCAAAAGTTGAAGGAGCTGGATGAGGAGCACAGTCAGGAGATCAAGGAGTGGAGAGAGAACCTGAGGCCCAGGAAGAAG GCACTAGAGGAGGAGTTCACGCGGAGGCTGCAGGAACAGGAAGTCTTCTTCAAGATGAGCGGCGAGTCGGAATGCCTTAACCCCACCACCCAGAGCCGCGTGTCCAAGTTTTACCCCATCCCGCACGTGCACAGCTCCGGATCGTAG